From the genome of Canis lupus familiaris isolate Mischka breed German Shepherd chromosome 20, alternate assembly UU_Cfam_GSD_1.0, whole genome shotgun sequence:
TGGCTGGGACCGTGGTGGACACTGTGGCTGGCACCGTGGTTGGCACCGTGGCTGGCACTGTGGTTGGCACCACGGGTATGGTAGACAGAACAGGTGGCAGCGTCTCTCCTGGAGTCACCCTTGGGGTCCGGGCTGAAAGCACACCCACCCAGAGCCAAACGAGGTCTTGCAGGCTGCCTTCCGCCCCGGAGCTCTGGCGCTGATGTGCAGGGGCAGCCCCGTGGCAGGAGCGCCTCAACGGCTGGCACCATTGCCACAAACACCCCCACCGGACCGGAGCGTCTGCTGCTGCCACCGTCATCCTAAATACCTCTTGGCTGGCAGCACTTCAGCCCCTGCCAAGCTCCATCCTCACAAAGAGGCCAGCAGCGCAACAGTCACCATCGGCATCCCCGTGTCACCAGCTCCGTGGCTGGTGGCACCTCAACCACCAGTTGTGGTTTGGCATCACCGCAGATGCCTTCACGGTCAGAAGCACCTCAACCGCCAACACCGTGGCGATGAACGCCACGACCGTCAGCGACATGACCACAGGGATCCCGGATTGCCAGCAACCGGTCCTCACTGCCGCCGCCACCACGGCCAGCAGCACCTTCCCCAACACCGCGCCAGCCACGGCTTCATCACTGTGCCGACTCGCTGAGGCCGAGATGGCCAGCGCCACCTGCCCCGTGTACGGTCCCCACCAACAGCTCCCGTAACAGCCCCAGTCACCATTGCTGTGACTTTGTCTAGTTGAAGGGATTGATCAGGAGAGGTTGAGGAGGGGGGTTCCTGGAGGGCTAGGTCCTCCCGGCCTCGACCTAGGGCCACCTTGGTCTCCGTCTCCTCTTGCCCCCACCCTGAGAAACTCTCCGGCATGGTCGCCACCACCCAAGGCTCCTAGTGGGAGGTTAAACCCACTGTTACTAGCTTGACTCACTCTtgatttaaaatagattttttttaaaaaataaaaaataaaaaaaataaaataaaataattttcttggggcacctgggtggctcagtggttgagcagctgcctttggctcagggcgtggtcctggggccctgggatcgagccccacatcgggctccctgcagggagcctgcttctccctcctcctatgtctctgcccctctctctctctgagtctctcatggataaataaataaaatctaaaaaaaaaatttttttcttggaatgaTGTGCAGAGAGGGCTCCAGAGCTTCGGTGGAAGTTTTTAAGGGGCCAGGGGTCCATAACCCCTGTAAGACACAGAATTGGATGTGCTTCTCACACATGAGCCAGTGACTAGTACgtggccctgggctctggggcggGGGCATTAAAACAGGCAGAGAGTATCTCTGGGCACTTGAAGAAAATtctgatggggtgcctgggtggtccagtcgGTTAGGTGTCCGACTCCCGATTTCTGCTTGGGTcaggtctcagggtcatgagatcgagcccggcgtcaggctctgcgctcagcgtggagtctgcttgtccctctccctctgctcctcctccccctcttgctctctcccaaagaaagaaggaaattaaatctttggggagaaaagaaaactttgaggAAGGTGCCCTGGCTGGGTGTGGCGTAGTCAATCGAGACACAGCCCTGGAGCTGGGCTCAGACCCCAGGCCACCCCAGGGACCGGAGGGGAATTGGAAGGTCATCCGTCGCGGTGAATGTGGCCCCGACGCCTCCCCGGAGGGACCGCAGCCAGGTTTCTCGCTGGGATTCCCACAGCCACACAGGGTCCCGGGGGACTGCTCTCCAtcacaccaagcacagagccttcctcttctctttgccAGTTGGGGCAGCTGGGGCTTCCCAGAAGTAGAAAACCCAAGATCAAGGGTGGGGGTGAGTGTGGGGAGGACTTCAGGGCAGTAAGACTCAGGTTCCTATCCCAGTTTCAGGGCACACTGATTAAATGTCTGCTCTTCCTGCAGCCTCTGGGGCCACCCTCCCTGACCCCCCTGGCCGCCGGCATCACCCCATCACTGCAGAGGTCACCCCCCCCGCCCGGCTGAGTCAGATAGTCCTCCGGGAGGACTGCGGCTGATGGCATCATACTGATGACTCGCCGCCGAGCCACGATGggcagaggagagacagaggcaaagagaacCCAGAGCTGGTAAAGGGAATGTTTTTacctggaggaggaaaaaagtgtTGGAGCCACCCCGCACCCCCGTCCCCACCTGCTCCGGGTCCCTGGAGGGAAGCAGCTGGCCTCAGAGACAAACTCTTGTGTGTCCCCCACGGACCCTGCCACACACATATAAGCACACACCCATCCACGTTGTCACGTGTGCACACCCCATCACATTCAAATAtgcatcacctcacacctgtgtgGTCACACGCGCGAACCAACACACCATGGGCACAGACTCACCGTTGGACACGTGTAGCTCCATCCACAgcttctccacctcctcctggaGTCTCTCCAGTGAATGCAAGGCTGTGCTTCTCTCGTTCAAGCCTTGGGTGATTGAGTGGGGGACAGTGGTCGGAGAATTGCGgcaccccccctccctccccaccccccattcccTCCCAAGACTCACTCTGGGACTTGAGGTTGTTCAGGTCCGAACGAAGTGCATCCAGGTTCTGGGAGAGCTCAGAGTCTgatggggggcgggcggggggctggggtcaGGGTTGGGAGTCCGGGAGCCCAGGCCTCAGCCTCGTGGTCCATCCCAGCTCCAGGGGGCTCCAggacccccgccccaccccaacCTCTCACCCTGAGCTTTCATTCTCTTCTGTTCAGCTTGGATTTCCTTCATGTCCTGTGACACCTGGGCAGCTGTTtgcaggggagggggctcagTGGCAAGCAAGTCCTCAGGGTCCTCTCCAGtctcccatccccccagcccttccccctcccccatccggCCTTTGGCAGTTCATGGGTGGTCCAGACAAGTTAATCCAggtttccccacccccacccctttcctcccAGACCCAAGCCGACATCACTCACCCTGGGATTTCTGGGCCATCTGGTCACCGTTGTGTCTTTCCAAGTCCTTGGAAACCCGAGAGACTGGGGTGACAGGAGAGAAGACGACGCGGCCTCAGGAGCCAGGAAGGCAGGTTCCTGaatccctccctgctccctgccaccccctccccagggcagggccccccTCCCACAGTCACAGTGCCTAAAGCCTTTCGTTTTTCATTTTTGGGGCGAAAGTACTCAGGAAAATGCAGACAAAAATAGAAGGAACACGTGCACACACCCCAAACCCCCCCACCCGCTGCTGCCAACCCCAGAATGAAACGTAAAAGCAGCAGGCATTTCTTGAAAGCTGGTGGGATGATGCAGGTCTAGGCGCTTCACAAGTCTTAGTTGGTTTCTGCCCCCAGAACCCCGAAATGATGCCCATTTCGCAGCTGAGGGAACCGAGGCCTGGAGCAGTTCCAGAGCATTCCCTCAGGCACTTCTCAGAGTCCACTTGCCCCCCAGAGTCCCTGGGTCTTCACCCCCAGGGGAGGGGGCAATGCAGGCTGACCCTAGTTCCCGGTGGAGCCCAGCCCTTCTCGCACGTCCCACAGGGGTCAGAAGCAGGACAAGAGCCCCCCACGACCCCCGGCCCCTCCTTACCGTTCTGGGCGGCGGCGACCTCCAGCTGTTTCAGATTCTGTACAGTGTCCCTGtctgaggagagaagaggagagaagccGGGTTTCCAGGTACCCCCGGGTGCCCCGCCACCCACAGCTCACCTGTCAGCTGGGGATGGATGGCTTGGAGGTGTGGAAAGGGTGGGAGATAGGGGTgctggatggggtggggaggacggGCTTGGGGGGGACCGGTGGGGACGAGGTGGGAGATGTGATGGGACAATTGGACTCCAAGGGGTATGTGGGGCTCCCCAGGGTCTGAAAGTGGGCTCCTGGGAGGGGACACAGGAGGGAGGCCGCACGGGGCCCGGGGGCGTCCTCACGCCAGAAGAGGAGCAGGGTCAGCAGCCCGGCCCACAGCATGACAGTCACCAGCCCCAGCAGCGCCAGCTGCACCCCGGGCCTACAGCACCGCCGTCTTCTGGAAAACTTTGGGAACTCTGCTGGGTCTGCGGGGAGCGCCAAGGGGTGCAGGGCTTGAGACTGGGCTTGGCTGTGCCCGTCCCCCCAGCACCCGGAGCCCCTAAGTCCTGGGAGCCTGTCCAGGGCCCACACCCAGGCAGCGGGCCTCAGTGGACCCCAGCGTCCTCTGCACCTCTTCCCTGCAGGCTGCTCCATCACGCCCACCAGTGAGCACCCCAACCCTGGCTCTGCCCATCCCCGCATCCCCGCATCTGCTCCTCTGCCCCGTCCAGCCCCATGTGGTCAGCAAGCCCGACCTGGGGCCGGGCCAGTGTCCAGAAAGGCAGgtccagggcaggagcagagaccctccctcctccttctcatcaGATGGCtgacccgcccccccccgcccagctcTCACCTGTGACCCTCTTCCCATTTTTGGGTTCGGTTACCCCCGCACACCCCCATGCTAGATCTCCAGCCTCACGCCCTGAAAGCTGGGTCCTCCCTCCCCTTGGACCACTGGCCCTCACCCTGGACCCCTTCCCCAAACAGAGGACCCCAGGGTTCAGTTCTTCCCGCAGCCTTTTCTCTGGATGTCACACCCCCTGGGGCCTCACCCCAACGCCTGGGTCCCCCAAGACTCTACCTTGTTGCCCCACCGTGGGTCCgggccccctcccctcaccctggcTGGGAGGATCCACCATGCTGAATTCCACTTGTTCTCAGTCCCCGTTCTACTTGGCTTCCAATTCTATTGGGCTCCCAGCACCCCAGCTGAAGCCGTTTTCTTGTTGGAGGGCGTTGAGTCAGGGAAGGGAGGGGCCTGCGGCTTCCTTCTCCTGCCTGGCTCTGTGCCCAGAAGGCCAGTCAGGGCTCACCTCCCTCTGGCCCCTGGCTGGGCCTTCTTCCCAGAGAAaggcccaggagcccctctcctccccccggGTGGAAGGTAGGGGGTCAGGCGCTTGGTTTTGCCAGTGTCAGCTCCAGAGAGTGCTCTCACCTGAGTATGAATGTTCCTCCATGTCAACTGTGCTTGGATTCCCCAGTGACGGGCTGCTCACCACCTGACAAAGCAGTCCGCTCAACAGGTATAGCTCTGGCCGGGATCTGGGTTCTAATGAGCATGAAGGCTAGATGTCAGGCCCAGGACAGCATCTGGGGCCTGAGGAGCTCAGAGACCATTGCTGATTTTGTTTAGTCCATGGCCAGGAGTCAATGTTGCATTTAAATGGGagatgcaggggcacctgggtggctcggtggttgagcgtctgccttgggctcagggcgtgatcctggggtcccgggatcaagtctcacatcgggctcccccacagggagcctgcttctccctctgcctgtgtctctgcctctctctctgcgtctctcataaataaataaataaataatacataaataaataaaatcttaaaaaaaaataaatgagagttgCTGCTGGTATGGGGAGGGTCACTAGCCTGAGACCAGAGGTGGGCGCCCCAGAGCCTGTTACACACAAGGTACCGAGCAGGTGCTCAAATGTGGCAAGTGATTAAACCTCAAAcccaatttcctcatccataaaatgccATCATTAATAATATCTATGCCGAAGGTGGTGATGTGCTCCTCCTGGAGGTGTAAAGTGCTGTGAACAAGGCCTGGTACGTAGCACCAGACATAGAGAATCCGCCTGTCGCTATTGCTGCCTGTGCAACCTTGGCCTGGGGCCcaaccttcctgagcctcagtgtcccctcaATAAAATGAGAGTGATGATCGCACCCAACTCAGGAGATCGTGGTAGGATCAGATGAGATGATGACGTATGTGAGCTTTCAGCGAGGTGCTGCACGCACACAGTGGGTCCTCAGATCCTGAGCCTTTAGcaggcacctgctgtgtgccggGTCCTGCTGGGAGGTGCAGAACCTCCGCCACCAGACCTCAGCTTCCTCCCCTGTCATTGTGCCCAACGCATCTGTAGCGTCTCTTGACTTTGGGGCTCCCGGgaggctcagtcgattgagcgtccaactcttggttttggctcaggtcactatgtcagggtcgtgagatcaagccccgagttgggctctgggctcagtggggagtctgcttgggattctctccctcttcctcggcCCGTCCCCCCAGCTGGTGTGCTCCCACCacccccctctcaaataaataaataaatcttttaaaaagtctctttacTTTAAGGACTGTGCCAAAGGCTATGGGTCTGGAGGTCAGATGAGCCTGGGGGTTACGGGCTGCCTCTCCTGCTGTATGACGATGGGCAAGttgcttcccctctctgagcctcggggAAGTGAAGACATGCGGTGGCAGGCTCTGATTAATGGCAGCTCAGACTGGGTCTTTCGCCATCGTGGAAGAGGCCAGAGGTGTCACCATCCTGCAGCCTAACCTGCCTGAACCCAAGCTGGACAGACGTGGAGCTGAGTCCTGGCTTCTCCCCGAACCAGCAACTAAGTTTGCTCATCTGTCGACTAGGGGTGACGGTGCCAACTCCACTGGATGAAGAACAGTGTGGCGTGCGAGGGCCTGGCGCACAGGTATTCAGTTAACCTACTGGTGgggtgctggggaaactgaggcaccgagAAAATCATTTGCCTATGTCACACAGTGGTAGGTCTGGGGCTTGAAGCCAGGACGTGTGACATCGGAGCCTGTTTGCTCAACCACCTCGGGGTATGACCTCTTGGTCGGTGTCTGCCAGCAAGTGCCAGGGCGGCAGGGTCCTGACGCCAGGCCGTCTTTGTAACACCAGAGCACCCACCCCTGCTTACGGCCTTCTGTGGCCCTCCACAGCCCCCCAAGATCAGCCCCCGGTGCGCCCACCCAGCCCCTCTGTCCTTCACACTCATGCCAGGCGCTGGCTTCAACTTCCCCAACCCGGGACCCTGCACGTCCGGTGACCCCGACCatgctgccccctgcccacccctcacGCAGAACTCCTGCTCATCCCTCAAGACTCAACCCGGAGCTCACCTCTTCCAGGGAGCCCTCCCTGTCCACTTCCCAGCGCCTGACCCAACACACACACGCATGGACGCACGCGCGCTGAGGGTCATCTGTGTGCGCACACGTTCCCACATAGACACGCAGCCACACACTCACACATCACGCCTACCACGCACTCACATGAGTTGTGAGCGTGTCGCCGGCCCGGAGGGGCTGACCCGAGAGGCTGGCGGGGCCGCAGGCCGTGGTGAGCCGCTTAACCTGAAGACACGATTTCTTCTGAAAGTGGACCCACCCACGGCTTCTATTTTCACAGGCCTAATTATGGGCTCACCACCTGGTTAACCACGTCACACGCATGGCCTCCGCTGGTGCTCCCCACAACCCGGTAAAGTCCGGACTATTAATATCTCTCTCCATTGCTCAGGTGAGCAAACGGAGGTTTGGAGTTGCCTCCCCCCTACATTCCCGGAGTGCTGCGGGAAGTGAGTGGTAGAGGGGGGACTAAATCAAGGGGACTAAATCATCATGCCACTGCGGTgggggggcggagagagagagagagaggaggaagagccaTGAGATCACATAACGTCTTAGTCAAATACCAATAATTTTGTTATATGCTTGAATTTTGCAGCGGCATAAGCTGGGCACCGTGCCGTGTCCTAGGACCCCACACACTTAATGTCCATGAGCTGTGGACACCCACCTCTCTGTGGGGTGGATGCTTGAGTTCTTAATGCTGCCTTACCGGTGAAGGACGcggagcacagagaggttaggtgccTTGCCCGAAGTTACACAGCTTGTGAATGGCCACGCCGGGATCGGAACCCAGGCAGCGTGGGTCCCAAGTCTGCGGCCCTAACCACTGTGAGCCTGGCCTTGTATTTATGGGGACTTCTTCCTGCCACCGCACACTCTGCTGTTCCTCCTGAAGATGTGTCCTCTGATCCCTGACCCTCTTCCCAGTCTTGTCTGGGGAACGCCCCATGCCAAACCCCCATCCTGGCTGGGCTTTCTGCTCCCCTCTCCAGGCTTGGTGCTCTGCCCCCCGACACCGGAAGACGCCCACTTGCGCCTCTGTGTCCCACTTCCCAACCAGGACTGGGCTGGGCCACCCACCAGATGGGGAGGGGCCTGGCTGACATGTCCCCTGGACCTCGTGCTCCAGGACAGCAGGGGCGGCCCCGCCTGGCCTGTCACACTAGGTTTTCAGCACCAAAGAGCAACCTGTGGTTCTTGACTGAAGGACTGTTGGGTCAAAGCCATTCATGCAGGGCCCCCGACTGTCCCTCTCAACCTCGATCTGGGCTAATCGTGGGGACGTGGACTCACTGCATACATTGCCAAGTGACAGAGGATGACCATTCGAAGTAGGGAGGTTGCCGGGTGGGCATCCGAGACAGGTCACTGGGGCTGGACGTAAGGGCAGCAGGAGGCCTGGTGGGGGGTGTGTGCTGGGTGTGGTCATGGGGACCAGGTGGGTGGGGACACTGGGGAGCTGTCGCCTGGCCTAGGTGGCAGATCAGGTGTCTGGGGGGGCGCAGCTGTGGGAATAAAGAGAAGCAGACTGGTTTGAGAAGAGACGGGCTTGGTGTTGggtgaggtgggtggagggagtaATGTACTCTGAAGATGCTGTAAAAGTTGACTGGGTCCCCACTGAGTCCCTGAGGGACAGTGGGGCTGTCCTAGTGATGACacaggaaggagatggagaaaatttGGGAACGAGCCCTATTGGGCCGCAGTGAAGACACAGGACAGGGCGGGGATGCAGTTGGGTGCTTTGAGCTTTGGAGAACTCCGAAAGGCCCGGGCCCAGGCCCCGTCCACACTGGGGCCCACAGTCCCCACTGTGTCCTTCCAGGGGTTTTGGCGGCTCCTGCCACCTAGGCTGGAGGATGCTTTGGGGGTGGAATCTGAACCCCCCTACTCGGGGCTGCAGCGCCGATGTCACGCGATCgacccctccctcttcccccctaTGGTACCAACCCGCTGCTCTGTTCACTTCGAGGGAAAAACAGGAAACTGTGCGGATGTGGGCACTGATCTGAGGGTGCTGGTTCTTCTTTCAGGTTTGGGATCCTTGAGCCCAGGGCAACCCCCTCGCTGGTCACAGACCCGGATCCGGAGGAATGAGTCAGGGGTCCTGCCACAAGCATCAGCGATTCTCAGGCgggtgcccagcccagccccagccctgaccctccTCGACCCCCACTCACCCCCAAGGATGTTCTGATCCCCAGCCCTCCTCACCTGTGCTCTGGGCGCAGAGGGGCCTCACCCGCCCCGACTAAACTTAGAACCTCAGCACCTGGGACAGGGCCCCCGTGTTCAATGGAAATGTGATGAAGGGACATTTccaccctgaccccagccccaTCCTGGAGGTACAGCCCCTGGGCTTACCCCCACTCGATCAATCTCTCCTGTTgcaaaagggagaaaggaagggggtgTATTGGTGTGGGAGGGAAGTGGGTGTGTCAAATCCCGCAGGGCTTGCAGGAGGAGGTGCCTCTAAAACAGGGTTCCTCATTCTCAACTCTGTTGGCATCAGGGCTGGATGATTCCTTGTTGTGGCGGCGAGGAAGGGGGGCTGTCCTGTATATGGCAAATGCCtcctgggggtgggagcagaATCACCCCCAGTGGCGAGCCACCTCTTTGAAGCCTGACGTATAGACAAGGAGAAGGTGCTGGCTTCAGGCTTCAACACACTTTCTCTCCGTCTCCAATGTCTCCATCTGCTGTGGACAGATGACCTCTTTTCCTCTTTCGTCTGCTCAACAACCGttatttgagcacctactgtgtgccaggttctGAGAACGAGGTGAAGTCCCAGTTCTTGGGagggagattttgtttttaactgtgcTAAAATctatagaacataaaatttaccatttttaatcatttccagTGGCATCCCTGACATTCCCATTGTGCCTCCACCGCCGCCATCCCTCCCCAGAATTTTTCATCTTGCCAGACTGAGACTCTGTCCCCATGAAACAccagctgccccctcccaccccctccccaggccctggctcccAGCACCTGCTCCCGGTCTCTGTGAACGAGACTCCCCTGGGGACCCCATCTAAGTGGAATCCTATAGGATCGGTCCTTTCCTGTCTGGCTTATTCCACTTGGCATCACGTCCTCAAGGTTCCTCCATGATGCAGCAtaaaaacaatgttgaaaatCACAGATCCCCAGGACAGTTTTAGGTGGTGGAAAGCAGGGTTAGGGCGCCTGGGGGAGGAGCTGGTGTAGACCAGAGGGTTCTGAACCTGGGAGGGGGGTGTGTGTGAGGTGACGTCTGAACAGACCCCTCCGCGAGGCTGGATGTGTCAGCTGCCAGAGGTCCTCCCCTGGGGCTTGGCAACCTCAAAGCCTAGAGCTGGGGCCCCCCACCCTCCTGTGTGGGGGAAATCCACGCGGTCCTCTCCCAGAGACCCCAGGTCCCAGACAGACGGGGTGCCCTGAGGCTTCCCCGACCTTGGCCACGGGGCTTCCAAAGTCTACACTTtatgggtctcagtttcccccccAGATGGAGGCACTGGGCTTTTGGCCTTGGAAGCCCTGAGGTTCCGGTCAGCTCCTCCCCGCCTGGCACCGGAGCCTTATAACCTCTTGGGGGCTCCCAGGCCTCCGGGAAAGTGGGAATTCTGAGGAACCAGGGTTGGCCCCGAGTGACAGCCTCTGTGActcagcagagggaggggtacGGGTGTGGGGGGCCcccacacacagatgcacacacacacgtgaagTGTCATGACGGCATCACGTGCAGAGGCACACAAATACGCAGAGACCAGTGGCTGCGACACGACTTAACCGTAGACACACGCACAAGACACGCACACACCAAGGTTCAcacaaacacaacacaacacattCCAGCCACAGACAAAACCACACGCGCACAATACAGGCACACAGTCACAACCcacaacacatacacaaagaCACAGACCAACATGACACATTGACCTACAGACACACAACAAATCTCAATAGACATACACGAtgcacacgcgcacgcacacacgcagATACAGGCAAATACATGGGAACGCAGATACGACACAACCAGCCACATACAATACACAACATAATAAAACCACAGTCCAACCCGTAGATGTCTACACAATACAGGCACAAACATACAGACCACATGACACTACCGAGCCACAGAGAAACAtccacatgcacagacacactaAAACTAGAGGCACAcagaacatacacacacacatagacatcGATGCAGACAAGTATGTAGAAAGACACACAGGCACATAAGCCACACACGAAATATAGACACAGATGTGGACACCACTCTGATACAAGACAGATACACCCAGTGTGCACAGATTGCACATACACATGACacaatcacacatacacacacaaaacacacacacacacataaatgcacagaaacaaaacacatggaCATCCAGAGACACGCACCCAGACAGGCAACCAGGGCACGGacagacacacacccacacggtcacacagacacacacaaaggtCCTCTGCAGGCTGTCCCGAAGGAGAGGCTGGTGGGGAAAAGTGGGGCCCCTCCACTAACAGCCCTCCTGTTTGCCTCTGCTCTCCGGCCCCACCCacgcctgcctcagtttcccctcagggacttctctgtgcctctccgtGAGCGTTTGACTTCCATTACCCGCAATCCCTGCTGACTTCTCGCATCTCTATCTTCAGCCCAGCGCCAACCGCTGGGCTTCTCGTTCACGTGTTCCTTCACTCGCTCTCCCCACGGTCCTCTGcatgccccttccccagccctgagCTCCTACATTAAAtgccgccccgcccctgccctgggaCTGGGAGCTCCCGGGGGCAGGACCCGGCCCCCTCTCTGGAGGGGCCCGGGGAGAGCTGCCCTGAGCTCAGTCACATACActccactcactcactcacctcTGGgttccccttcccacccccacccccaccgtccATGCAGCAAGCCTGtcaacaggaagaaggaaggtggGCGTGAAATGGGAAAAGGGTGTTTCTGCATTTTCACCTTCCTGGAGCCTTGGGGTCTGTGGCCCACTTGGGCTTGTTTCTGTGTGttgtggggatggaggggggctggggctggggaggtcCAGAAGAGGGGTGTCCACCTCTTTCCTTCAGGAGGGCTTCCCACCTTTCTCCATACCGCCCCCCAGATCCCTGCGTGACCCCAGGGACCAGGGGGCTGAGCCAGCCCATCCCAGGAATTCTGAGAACATTCCAGGCCTGCAATGGGAGATTCGGGGATTTCTCTCCCACAAAGCCCACGGTTCTCTGAGGGGAGAGGGTATAGTGTGGGGGACCAGGTTGGAGGAGGGCTCCCAGCCCCTCCGAGATCCAGAAATCTGGGGCCCAGACTCCACCCTCAAGAACCCATGCTCTCGCCTTCCTGGAGACCTAGGAATCCGtgccccaggtccccagccccagccccttaGGGATCCAGGGATCCGGGTGCCGAGGCCTCTCCTTCAAAGGCCCGGGCCTGAGGCTCCAGGTCCCCCGGCACCGGAGGCGTGCTGCCCCCTGCTGGACACACCTGGTCACTGCCCCCCACCTGGTGACACCGCCTCCCTCACTGGGTGGAAGCAGAAGGCAGGTAGAGTTCCAGCTCCAGCCTCTTTCCCTGCCTGGCCGGCTGTATCCTctcgggcctcagtttccccatctgtaaagtgggaataagcACAATTCTCCCACAGAGGACCTCGTGTGCCGAAAACCTTCCACCCGATGCTGAACTGGACAGAAGCCCACAATACCTGGGAGCACTGGTAAGCGCTATTTCGGGAAGGGCGCCGCTTACCTAGCCTCTGGCCCCAAAAAGGCTCTTGGAAGAAAACCCAGCTCCCCGCGGCCAGCAAGGCCCTCCTGTGTGCTGGCACCTTCCCCCTCCTGCACTGTCCCCCCTTTGCTCAGCTCCTGCCACACTTGCAACTTCTCTGGGTTTGGGCCCCTCTCCTTGGCCCTCCGTCCTCCAGGGGCGGGCTCTCTGAGGGATGTGACCCCAGCCACGGCGGCCCCGAACCCCTCAGCCACCCCTTTAACCATCTCTACGACCTGCCTTCGGTGCGTGGACGCGTCTGGTTTGCTTGTTCATAACCTGCGTGGGCTGGGCCGGACCTGAGCTCCAGGAGAGTAGAGGCAGTGCCTGGCACCCCGAGTCCCCAGCTCATGGCCCCCCAGGAGGGGTGGGCACACAGCTCCATAGGCATCGGACCCAGTGAGTTTCCTGTGACTGCTGGAAGGAATTACCACACATTGGTGGCTTTCAACAACATGAATGTCATCTGACAGGTCTAGAGGTCAAAAGTCCAACACGGGTCTCCCTGGGTTGAAATCGA
Proteins encoded in this window:
- the FCER2 gene encoding low affinity immunoglobulin epsilon Fc receptor isoform X4, coding for MVDPPSQGEGRGPGPTVGQQDPAEFPKFSRRRRCCRPGVQLALLGLVTVMLWAGLLTLLLFWHRDTVQNLKQLEVAAAQNVSRVSKDLERHNGDQMAQKSQAAQVSQDMKEIQAEQKRMKAQDSELSQNLDALRSDLNNLKSQSLNERSTALHSLERLQEEVEKLWMELHVSNGSECNTCPEKWLNFQRKCYYFGEEPKKWIQARFACSKLQGRLASIHSQEEQDFLARYANKKGTWIGLRDLDREGEFIWMDENPLNYSNWRPGEPNNGGQGEDCVMMQGSGQWNDAFCGSSLDGWVCDRLATC